The genomic segment CGTTGCCCTGAACATTTGCGGAATCGATCTGGATCACGCCCGTGGTGAGCTTCGGGTCGTTCACGAGATCGATGGTCACACCGCCCGCGAACTGGAAACCCTGCTGGGCGGCGTGCTGCTGCACGATCTGGTTGAGATCGTCGACGAGGGTCGGCCCGATGCCGGTCATCCGCTGGTAGTCGGTGGGGGCGAGCAGCACGCGGAAGCTGTTCGGAACGAGGATGCGGTCGCGCGAGACGACGGCCGCCTTCGTATCGAGCTCCCGCTTCAGCGCCGAAGAGATCTCGACCGGCTGGAGCCCCGAGCGGAAGGTCTTGGCGAACGCGCCGTTGACGGCGCGTTCGAGACCCTTCTCGAAGTTGTCCAGTATTCCCACGTCTCTCCCGATCTCCTTGCTCGAACCCGCCTGTGCCCGGCTCCCTCGTGGGGCGCCGTGCTTTGTCGTCTCTCCGGTTTCCGTGGTGTCGATTGTCGCTTCGCGCAGGCGGCGCGTGCTGATGAAGGCGTGAATGCTACGTCGATGTTACTTGTCTTGGGTGTTAATGCACTCTCAGCCGGACGGGCGCCCCCAGTTCGCGAGCAGCTCGCGCGCGTGCTAATCTCTCCTAGTTCGCGCGAGTGGCGGAATTGGCAGACGCGCTGGCTTCAGGTGCCAGTGCCCGCAAGGGCGTGGGGGTTCAAGTCCCCCCTCGCGCACGAACGACCTGACCGGATCCATGATGGGTCCGGTCCATGGTCATTGTCGATGGCATCATTGCCTCATCCGGTCGGCTCAGCCGTCAAGAGATCCCCCGGCGTCGTATCGCGCCAGCGCGTCGGCATCGGTCGCCAAGGTCGCGGCCCGTCGCGCTCCGTCGAGGGCGGCCACCGGGTCGGCTTCGACCTGTGCCAGAGCCAGTTCGCGCTCGGCAGCGGCCAGCCGGGTGCGCGCATCCGTGCCGACCGCGCCGCGGCGCGCGGAGATGAAGTCACTCGCCGTGCGGATGTGACTGTCGGCGATGCGCACCGCTCCGACGAGTGCGGATCGGGCGGAATCGAGCCGCTGCTGCGCGGTGCGGGCGACGGCAAGGGTCTCGTCGAGCCGGGATGTCGCTGTGCCGAGCGCGTCGAGGTCGGCGGTGGGATGCGGTGGGCTGCGTGTCGCGGCGGTGCGGGCGACGTCGTCGAGAGCCGACGAGGCCGCGACGATCCGGGCGACCGCGTCGGCATCCTCGATCGTGTCGCGCAGACGCGACGCCTCCACGATCAGGGAGCGGGCGGCTGCGACGGCATCGTCTCGGGAAGTGAGTGCCGCGCGGAGCGAATCGCGCATCCGATCGATCGAGTCAAGGAGGTCTGACCCGCGGCGGACCGCAGCTTCAGCCGCCTGCACCTGCGAGGCGACGGGAGTCAGCGGGGAGGCCTCGAGTGAGGTGGTGGCGTCGTCGATGAGCCGCTCGGCCTCGTCGAACGCGCTGCGGGCCGCGTCGGTTCTGCCCACCACCGGGGCGACGGCCTCGGCGGCGTACGCGGCCGCGAGGGCGTCCGACGATGCGGTCGCGGCGGGGAGACGGGAGCGGCCGGTTGCGATGTCGTCGCGCACGCGCCGTAGCGAGTCGGGCGCGGTGGTCTCCTGTCGTCGACGGCGCTCGAAGGCCCGTGACTGCGCTGTCACGAGTGCGTGGGCGGAGTCGCTGAGCGAGAGGATGCGTTTGCTCCAGTCGCGCTGCTGCTGCTCACTGTCGGGCACCGAGTCGTCGAGGCGTTGTTTGAGGGCGAAAGCCTCCGAGGCCCGCGACTTGGCGGTCGTGATCGCATCGGCGAACTCGTGCGTCGTCTCGGGGCCGAACTCGGCGATCGCGAACTGCAGCTCCACGTCGGCGTCACGGATGGCGTCGTCCATCTGCACCAACTGGATGTTGGCCGAGCGAATGAGGTCGGAGACCTCCACGCGGGCGGGTGCGTGGCCGATCTGCGGTGCGATCCGGCGCCGGGCACGGCGGCGCAAGAACGACAAGCCCACGATGAGTGCGACCACGACGACCGCGAAGACGATGAGGCTCGGAATGAGGGAGAAGTCGCCCATGGGGAAATAGTAGGGAATCGGGATGTGAGTAGGGATTGCTCATAACAGGGTGGGGGTCGGGGCTGGGATGGTCAAGGTTCGTCCCTTGATGTCACGAAGAGAGTTCTCATGCACCGCACCGATCGTCGGACAACACGCCGAGTGGCCGTCACCCTGGGTGCCCTGGTGGGCGCAGTCCTCTTGTCGACATTCACGGTGATGCCGGCGTCGGCGGCGCCTGCGGGTGCGCTTCGCGGGCCGACTGACCCGATCTCGGTCGCGTCGGTCGGCGCCTCACCGAACTTCGGTTACGTCAAGGAGGGCGCCTCTGTCACCCGAACGATCCAGCTCCAGAACGATGGCGTCGACAGTTGGTCGATCGATCCGGCGCCGCTGAGCGCATTATCCTTTCCCTTCGCCCTGGATTCGACGACGCTGGTCGCCGGCCAGGAGGTCATGCCGGGGCAGATCCGGAGCATCACCGTGTCGTACACAGCGCCGGCGGCAGGTGCGGCGTCGAATCGGCCGATTTCACTCACGGTGGCGGATTTCGAGATGCCGGGGAGTTCGCTCTTCACCCTGACGTTCGAGGGGCATTCCCTCGAAACCGATCGGTCGTACTTCGAAGTGACGACGGCTGCCGGCGCGGGGGCCGTGGACTTCGGAACGGTCAAGCTGGGCGAGACGGCCAAAGTGAGCATGAAAGTGCTGGTTCGCGGGATCGATCCGATGAAGTTCGCTGACGGCCAGATCTCAGTGCTGAACGGTGCGGGAATGCCGGTTCCCGGGGTGACCGTGTCGCAGTCGAGCTTCGGCGCGGGTGGTGCGACCTACCGACCGGGGCAGACCGCCACGTTCGAATTGAGCTTCACGCCGACGACCGCGGGTACCGAGGTGGGAACTCTGACTGTGAGCGGCACGGCGATGAGCGGCGACCCGGAGGCCAAGGACTTCATCGCCACGTTGAGCCTACGGGCGGTCGCGGTCACGCCAGCCACTCCCACTCCCACCCCGACGCCGACCCCCACTCCGACGACGACGCCTCCTCCCACGACCGGCCCGACCGCGCCTGGCGGCAACTCTGGATCGGCGGGCACTTCGGGCGGATCGTTCGGCTCTGGATCCGGATCCGGATCGGGCACCGGGGCGGGACGCACCGGTTCTCTCGCGAACACCGGCGCGGAGCAGGAGACCGGCCTGGGCCTGGGCGCGCTCGCCGTGTTCGGCTGCGGGGTCGCGATGATCCTGGTGCGTCGCTTCACCCGCTCGCGAGGCTGACGCCCCTGCGGCATTCGTCGCGGGAGTGCCAGCTGGCGCTGCTGGGCCGCTACAGGAGCAGGTCGCGGAGCTGGTCGACCGAGTGCACGACCGCGATCGCGCCCAGCGCCTCGGCGGGTGAACCGTAGCCCCACTCCACCATGATGGCGGGCACCCCGTGCTCGCCGGCACCGATGATGTCGTGCTCCCGATCGCCCACCAGGACGATGTTCGAGAGGTCGACGCCCTGCTCGCGCAAGCGGCGCAGGGCCTCCTCCACGACGTCGGCTTTGGCGCTCCGGGTCTCGTCTTCGGAGGAGCCGCAGATCACCGCGAAGCACTCCGTGATCTCGAGGTGCTCCAGGATGCGATGGGCCTGCACCTCCGACTTCGAGGTCGCGAGAGCAAGCGGGATGCCGGCGGCGTGCAGTGCGCGCACGAGTCCGAGCATCCCGGGGTACACCGCCGCGTCGTCTTGCGGGCCCTCGCTCGCCGCGAGCCCGCGGTAGACGACGAGCGCTTCCTTCGCCTCGTCCTCGGTCATCGACGCCACGTCGCGGAAGCCGTCGAGGATCGGCGGCCCCACGAAGGCGACGAGTTCAGCCGGCAGCGGCACGGGGCGCCCCATGGCCTGGAGCGTCCGCGACAGGCGCCCGATGATCCCGGGCGCGGAGTCGGTGATGGTTCCGTCGAGATCGAAGAGGATGCACGACCACGGCTTGGACGGATTTTTGCGGATCACCCGAGTCATCCTATTGTCGGCGTGCCGAGCGCCCACAACCGGGCATAGACTCGGCCGACGATGCAGCAGACCGCCGCGAACCGGATCGGCCCGATCCTCACCGCCCTCCTCCTCGTCGTGGCCACGATCGCCGTGGCGAGTGGCGCATTGCCCTGGCCCGACTTCGAGGCGCTCGTCGCCCGCGTCGTTCCCGTGCTCGGGTTCGTGGTGGCGATCACCGTCGTCGCCGAACTGGCCAGCGCCGCGGGCGTCTTCACGGCGCTCGCCGAGCGGCTCGCGGGTTGGGGCCGTGGCCGCATCT from the Herbiconiux aconitum genome contains:
- a CDS encoding HAD hydrolase-like protein, whose protein sequence is MIRKNPSKPWSCILFDLDGTITDSAPGIIGRLSRTLQAMGRPVPLPAELVAFVGPPILDGFRDVASMTEDEAKEALVVYRGLAASEGPQDDAAVYPGMLGLVRALHAAGIPLALATSKSEVQAHRILEHLEITECFAVICGSSEDETRSAKADVVEEALRRLREQGVDLSNIVLVGDREHDIIGAGEHGVPAIMVEWGYGSPAEALGAIAVVHSVDQLRDLLL